Proteins encoded in a region of the Mycolicibacterium chitae genome:
- a CDS encoding LPXTG cell wall anchor domain-containing protein: protein MPSEDTAAPSSGRARRFALRHWFALILVVLAAIFIAQNREQVNIHVLWTSFAAPVWFFFAGLLVVGILIGLLLRRRRRG, encoded by the coding sequence ATGCCGTCCGAGGACACCGCCGCACCATCGTCGGGGCGTGCGCGCAGGTTCGCCCTGCGGCACTGGTTCGCGCTGATCCTGGTCGTGCTGGCCGCGATCTTCATCGCCCAGAACCGCGAACAGGTCAACATCCATGTGCTGTGGACCAGCTTCGCCGCCCCGGTGTGGTTCTTCTTCGCCGGGTTGTTGGTGGTCGGCATCCTGATCGGGCTGCTGCTGCGGCGGCGCCGACGAGGTTGA
- a CDS encoding MBL fold metallo-hydrolase: protein MSDAITRVVTSGTFSLDGGTWDVDNNIWVVGDDKDVVVFDAAHTADPIIEAVDGRNVVAVVCTHGHNDHITVAPQLSEQLDAPILLHPADEMLWRMTHPDKDFRTVEDNQVIRAGGIELHAIHTPGHSPGSVCWYAPDLGAVFSGDTLFQGGPGATGRSFSDFPTILDSIKEKLGKLPHDTVVYTGHGDTTRYGDEIVNYDEWVARGH, encoded by the coding sequence ATGAGTGACGCCATCACCCGCGTGGTCACCAGCGGAACGTTCAGCCTCGACGGCGGCACTTGGGATGTCGACAACAACATCTGGGTGGTCGGTGACGACAAGGATGTGGTCGTGTTCGACGCGGCCCACACCGCCGATCCGATCATCGAGGCCGTCGACGGCCGCAACGTCGTCGCCGTGGTCTGCACGCACGGTCACAACGACCACATCACGGTCGCACCGCAGCTCTCCGAGCAGCTCGACGCGCCGATCCTGCTGCATCCCGCCGACGAGATGTTGTGGCGGATGACGCACCCGGACAAGGACTTCCGCACCGTCGAGGACAATCAGGTCATCCGGGCCGGCGGGATCGAGCTGCACGCGATCCACACGCCCGGGCATTCGCCGGGCTCGGTGTGCTGGTACGCCCCGGATCTGGGTGCGGTGTTCTCCGGCGACACCCTGTTCCAGGGCGGGCCGGGCGCCACCGGGCGCTCGTTCTCGGACTTCCCCACCATCCTCGACTCCATCAAGGAGAAGCTGGGCAAGCTTCCGCACGACACCGTGGTCTACACCGGGCACGGTGACACCACCCGCTACGGCGACGAGATCGTCAACTACGACGAGTGGGTGGCGCGGGGCCACTGA
- a CDS encoding S-(hydroxymethyl)mycothiol dehydrogenase translates to MSQTVRGVISRSKGEPVELVDIVIPDPGPGEVVVDIIACGVCHTDLTYREGGINDEYPFLLGHEAAGTVEAIGDDVTNVAVGDFVILNWRAVCGQCRACKRGRPHLCFDTHNATQKMTLTDGTELTPALGIGAFADKTLVHQGQCTKVDSGADPAVAGLLGCGVMAGIGAAINTGAVSRDDTVAVIGCGGVGDAAIAGAALVGAKRIIAVDTDNKKLDWARDFGATHTINARELDPIETIQDLTDGFGADVVIDAVGRPETWKQAFYARDLAGTVVLVGVPTPDMTLEMPLVDFFSRGGALKSSWYGDCLPERDFPTLIDLYQQGRLPLDKFVTERIGLDHVEDAFHKMHAGEVLRSVVVLK, encoded by the coding sequence ATGAGTCAGACAGTGCGTGGAGTGATTTCCAGGAGTAAGGGCGAGCCGGTGGAGCTCGTCGACATCGTCATCCCCGACCCGGGTCCCGGGGAGGTGGTCGTCGACATCATCGCCTGCGGGGTCTGCCACACCGATCTGACCTACCGCGAAGGCGGCATCAACGACGAATACCCCTTCCTGCTCGGCCACGAAGCCGCCGGCACCGTCGAAGCCATCGGCGACGACGTCACCAACGTCGCCGTCGGCGACTTCGTCATCCTCAACTGGCGCGCGGTCTGCGGCCAATGCCGCGCCTGCAAACGCGGCCGCCCCCACCTGTGCTTCGACACCCACAACGCCACCCAGAAAATGACCCTGACCGACGGCACCGAGCTGACCCCGGCCCTGGGCATCGGCGCCTTCGCCGACAAGACCCTCGTCCACCAAGGCCAGTGCACCAAAGTCGACTCCGGCGCCGACCCCGCCGTGGCCGGCCTGCTGGGCTGCGGCGTGATGGCCGGCATCGGTGCGGCGATCAACACCGGCGCGGTCAGCCGCGATGACACCGTGGCCGTCATCGGCTGCGGCGGGGTCGGCGATGCCGCCATCGCCGGAGCCGCCCTCGTCGGCGCCAAACGCATCATCGCCGTCGACACCGACAACAAGAAACTCGACTGGGCCCGCGATTTCGGTGCGACCCACACCATCAACGCCCGCGAACTCGACCCCATCGAAACCATCCAGGACCTCACCGACGGCTTCGGCGCCGACGTCGTCATCGACGCCGTCGGGCGCCCCGAAACCTGGAAACAAGCCTTCTACGCCCGCGACCTCGCCGGCACCGTCGTCCTCGTCGGCGTCCCCACCCCCGACATGACCCTCGAAATGCCCCTGGTCGACTTCTTCTCCCGCGGCGGCGCCCTCAAATCCTCCTGGTACGGCGACTGCCTACCCGAACGCGACTTCCCCACCCTCATCGACCTCTACCAACAAGGCCGACTCCCCCTCGACAAATTCGTCACCGAACGCATCGGCCTCGACCACGTCGAAGACGCCTTCCACAAAATGCACGCCGGCGAAGTCCTGCGCTCGGTGGTGGTGTTGAAATGA
- a CDS encoding serine hydrolase domain-containing protein: MGALEVLDDWPVSAVSAAVVGPSGILASHGDTTASFALASVTKPLAARAVQVAVEEGAVDLDTAAGPPGSTVRHLLAHAAGYTMHDESVLAKPGARRIYSNYGFKIVAETVEAAAGIEFGRYLAEAVFAPLGMTASTLPGGAAEAGFGGTSTVADLAAFAGDLLVPRVVSAPMHADAIAVQFPGLSGVLPGFGSQRPNDWGLGFELRGEKSPHWTGSTNSPATFGHFGQSGTFIWADPAAQLAFVVLTNRNFGEWAYPLWPAISDEVLREFGAH; this comes from the coding sequence ATGGGTGCACTCGAAGTTCTCGATGATTGGCCGGTGTCGGCGGTTTCGGCCGCGGTGGTCGGACCGTCCGGAATATTGGCCAGCCACGGCGACACCACCGCGTCGTTCGCGCTGGCCTCGGTGACCAAGCCGCTGGCCGCGCGCGCCGTGCAGGTGGCCGTCGAGGAGGGCGCCGTCGACCTCGACACCGCTGCCGGTCCGCCGGGCTCGACCGTGCGGCATCTGCTGGCGCACGCCGCCGGGTACACGATGCACGACGAGTCGGTGTTGGCCAAGCCCGGTGCGCGTCGCATCTACTCCAACTACGGATTCAAGATCGTGGCCGAGACGGTCGAGGCCGCCGCCGGCATCGAGTTCGGTCGCTATCTGGCCGAGGCGGTCTTCGCCCCGCTCGGGATGACCGCGTCGACACTGCCCGGCGGCGCGGCCGAGGCGGGGTTCGGCGGGACCTCGACGGTGGCCGACCTGGCGGCGTTCGCTGGCGACCTGCTTGTCCCGCGGGTGGTGTCGGCGCCGATGCACGCCGACGCGATCGCCGTGCAATTCCCCGGACTTTCGGGCGTGTTGCCCGGTTTCGGGTCACAGCGACCTAACGATTGGGGTCTCGGTTTCGAGCTGCGCGGGGAGAAGTCGCCGCACTGGACGGGCTCGACGAACTCGCCCGCCACGTTCGGCCATTTCGGTCAGTCAGGCACGTTCATCTGGGCCGATCCGGCCGCGCAGCTGGCTTTCGTGGTGTTGACGAACCGCAATTTCGGGGAGTGGGCGTACCCGCTGTGGCCGGCGATCTCTGACGAAGTCCTGAGAGAATTCGGGGCACACTAG
- a CDS encoding DUF3145 domain-containing protein: protein MRASNQFADATTGVVYIHASPAAVCPHVEWALSSTLNARAKLTWTPQPAMPGQLRAVTNWVGPVGTGAQLANALRSWSVLRFEVTEDPSEGVDGQRFCHTPQLGLWSGAMSANGDTIVGEMRLRALMAAGADTLAAELDTVLGTAWDESLEDFRNGGDGAEVSWLSRGVG from the coding sequence ATGCGTGCGTCGAACCAATTTGCCGACGCGACTACAGGCGTGGTCTACATCCACGCCTCACCCGCGGCGGTATGCCCACACGTGGAGTGGGCTCTTTCGTCGACCCTGAATGCCAGGGCGAAGCTGACCTGGACGCCGCAGCCGGCGATGCCCGGACAGCTGCGCGCGGTCACCAACTGGGTGGGCCCCGTGGGCACCGGCGCGCAGCTGGCCAACGCTCTGCGCTCCTGGTCGGTGCTGCGCTTCGAGGTCACCGAGGATCCCAGCGAGGGTGTCGACGGGCAGCGCTTCTGCCACACCCCGCAGCTCGGCCTGTGGAGCGGCGCGATGAGCGCCAACGGCGACACCATCGTCGGCGAGATGCGGCTGCGTGCCCTGATGGCCGCCGGTGCCGACACCCTGGCCGCCGAACTGGACACGGTGCTGGGCACCGCGTGGGACGAATCGCTCGAGGACTTCCGCAACGGCGGCGACGGCGCCGAGGTCAGCTGGCTCAGCCGGGGCGTGGGCTAG
- a CDS encoding HicB family toxin-antitoxin system translates to MHIYKVHVVRDDRWWMITVPELHGYVTRDGSTNLSDTTQARRLSEVPSQARDFICTVTDVAPSKVSVDITVSVDDIDVTAAAEKVNRDRELAERHMAAAQGEARDLARKLAARGVPVRDVGEVLGVSFQRAQQLITA, encoded by the coding sequence ATGCACATCTACAAAGTCCACGTCGTCCGCGACGACCGCTGGTGGATGATCACCGTTCCCGAGCTCCACGGCTACGTGACCAGAGACGGGTCGACCAACCTCAGCGATACGACTCAAGCTCGCCGGTTGTCCGAGGTGCCCAGCCAAGCCCGCGATTTCATCTGCACGGTCACCGACGTTGCCCCGTCGAAGGTCAGCGTGGACATCACGGTTTCCGTCGACGATATCGATGTGACGGCGGCGGCCGAGAAAGTGAATCGCGATCGGGAACTGGCTGAGCGTCACATGGCGGCCGCGCAGGGCGAGGCACGGGACCTTGCGCGAAAGCTCGCAGCCCGCGGGGTGCCGGTTCGTGATGTCGGCGAAGTTCTGGGGGTGTCGTTCCAGCGCGCCCAGCAGCTAATTACAGCGTGA
- a CDS encoding type II toxin-antitoxin system HicA family toxin, which produces MIAPAPTREIVKQLKKAGFTRRDGKGSHGMWTCAHDRYSISLVDGHRPISPGVRRQVDAAISACATDCKER; this is translated from the coding sequence ATGATCGCACCGGCGCCGACCCGGGAGATCGTCAAACAACTCAAGAAGGCGGGCTTCACGCGTCGCGACGGCAAAGGTAGTCACGGCATGTGGACCTGCGCTCACGACCGCTACAGCATCTCGCTGGTCGACGGGCACCGGCCCATCAGCCCAGGCGTTCGCCGCCAAGTGGACGCTGCGATCAGCGCCTGCGCTACCGACTGCAAGGAGCGGTGA
- a CDS encoding DUF4185 domain-containing protein — translation METSKYIGRVGALAVALGIGTALTTGTGIAWADDAGSSSKSSSSSDSKGSGDSDSTSSKTSTDRDSAGDAATDAKDSKASTRKGPLSRIGERVRKEAEAGVSRAEAAVERTQARLEKAQTRISERRAALQDKIDDVAGEALADAAEPVRRPFGVRPRPEEPTTPEAPTTPEAPAAAKNNSTASSDTPRVTPAVVEAQPKPTAPARAKSVALKLREVREDVTERGLAAITTVAESVTTLPAGVLEPAPITSFAKPAAAQPDISTGSAELPETTATSVVSALLVAAGLSPLAAGTSPVSPGPSAALWAMAAWARREAEQVVNPKGVALTSAKDAEAPAAATDVEPLAAVAAADTQQWEANPGLTDAPVISGTSILRDLGFITGPGTPANHWFVGGTDLGIMWVGGYEEDGTPIVYTLFGDTFDDPGMTTGWRNNVLLRSWDTDLSDGLSFSDALIHAGAGPGVPGTPTWYGLGGDPAGAAQIIYDPGYTGWFGTTYTMIPTSAIAIENEDGSYTQYATVMSVRTWDNPGSWTTNYSAIAVSEDGGKTWTVDPDTVRGSGWLRANKTFEFGNQNFQQNALVQGPDDDPNSWTTPDKTEKYIYVYGTPSGRAGSAYLARVPESQFTDLDAYQYWAGENADGTGNWVTGDPSAATSVIGGGNSNYISFLPKDGFLGQINKLFAGFLNGFIVGGLPTGGNVSEMSVQYNEYLGKYVVTYTDSGNNVVMRVSDSPQGSWSNTHTLIRNNYLGNTGMYAPMIHPLSGTSAAGAGNEQYLYYNVSFWNNYNVKFMESDLSQLDIT, via the coding sequence ATGGAAACCAGCAAATACATCGGTCGCGTCGGCGCACTGGCGGTCGCCCTCGGTATCGGTACGGCGCTGACCACCGGGACCGGCATCGCCTGGGCCGATGATGCCGGGAGCAGCAGCAAGTCCTCGAGCAGTTCGGACTCGAAGGGCTCCGGCGACTCGGATTCCACGAGTTCGAAGACCTCCACCGACAGGGACAGCGCCGGCGACGCGGCCACCGACGCCAAGGACAGCAAGGCATCCACCCGCAAGGGGCCGCTGTCACGGATCGGCGAACGGGTCCGCAAGGAGGCCGAAGCCGGCGTCTCGCGCGCCGAGGCGGCCGTGGAGCGCACCCAGGCTCGGCTGGAGAAGGCCCAGACACGGATCAGCGAGCGACGCGCGGCGCTGCAGGACAAGATCGACGACGTCGCCGGCGAAGCCCTCGCCGACGCGGCAGAACCCGTGCGCCGCCCCTTCGGTGTGCGCCCGCGGCCCGAGGAGCCCACCACTCCCGAGGCACCCACGACTCCCGAGGCACCGGCCGCCGCGAAGAACAACAGCACCGCGAGCTCCGACACGCCCCGCGTGACGCCCGCGGTCGTCGAGGCCCAGCCGAAGCCCACCGCCCCGGCCCGCGCCAAGTCCGTCGCCCTGAAGCTCCGCGAGGTGCGCGAGGACGTGACCGAGCGCGGACTCGCGGCCATCACCACCGTCGCCGAGTCGGTCACGACGCTGCCGGCCGGCGTCCTCGAGCCCGCGCCCATCACGTCCTTCGCCAAACCGGCTGCCGCACAACCGGATATCTCCACCGGCTCCGCGGAACTGCCCGAGACCACGGCCACCTCGGTGGTTTCGGCGCTACTGGTGGCCGCGGGCCTCTCGCCGCTGGCCGCCGGGACCAGCCCCGTGTCCCCCGGCCCGTCGGCGGCGCTGTGGGCGATGGCCGCCTGGGCGCGCCGGGAGGCCGAACAGGTGGTCAACCCCAAGGGCGTGGCCCTGACCTCGGCCAAGGACGCCGAAGCCCCCGCGGCCGCCACCGATGTCGAACCGCTGGCCGCTGTCGCGGCCGCCGACACCCAGCAGTGGGAGGCCAATCCAGGACTCACCGACGCACCCGTGATCTCCGGGACCTCGATCCTGCGCGACCTCGGCTTCATCACCGGCCCGGGCACCCCCGCCAACCACTGGTTCGTCGGCGGCACCGATCTCGGCATCATGTGGGTCGGCGGTTACGAAGAAGACGGCACGCCCATCGTCTACACGCTGTTCGGCGACACCTTCGACGATCCGGGCATGACGACCGGCTGGCGCAACAACGTGCTGTTGCGCTCGTGGGACACCGACCTCAGCGACGGCCTGAGCTTCAGCGACGCCCTCATCCATGCCGGTGCCGGGCCCGGGGTGCCGGGCACGCCCACGTGGTACGGCCTCGGCGGCGATCCAGCCGGCGCCGCGCAGATCATCTACGACCCCGGGTACACCGGGTGGTTCGGCACCACCTACACGATGATCCCGACCTCGGCGATCGCGATCGAAAACGAGGACGGCTCCTACACCCAGTACGCGACCGTGATGTCCGTGCGCACCTGGGACAACCCGGGCAGCTGGACCACCAACTACTCGGCGATCGCGGTGTCGGAGGACGGCGGCAAGACCTGGACGGTGGACCCCGACACCGTGCGGGGCTCCGGGTGGCTGCGCGCCAACAAGACCTTCGAGTTCGGCAACCAGAACTTCCAGCAGAACGCGCTGGTACAGGGACCCGATGACGATCCGAACTCGTGGACCACTCCGGACAAGACCGAAAAGTACATCTACGTGTACGGCACGCCGTCGGGCCGGGCCGGGTCGGCCTACCTCGCGCGGGTGCCGGAGAGCCAGTTCACCGACCTGGATGCCTATCAGTACTGGGCCGGCGAGAACGCCGATGGCACCGGCAACTGGGTGACGGGCGACCCGTCGGCGGCGACCTCGGTGATCGGCGGCGGAAACAGCAACTACATCTCGTTCCTGCCCAAGGACGGCTTCCTGGGCCAGATCAACAAGCTGTTCGCCGGATTCCTCAACGGGTTCATCGTCGGCGGCCTGCCCACCGGCGGCAACGTCAGCGAGATGTCGGTGCAGTACAACGAGTACCTCGGCAAGTACGTGGTGACCTACACCGACAGCGGCAACAACGTGGTGATGCGGGTGTCCGATTCGCCGCAGGGCAGCTGGTCCAACACCCACACGCTGATCCGCAACAACTACCTGGGCAACACCGGCATGTACGCGCCGATGATCCACCCGCTATCGGGAACCTCGGCGGCCGGCGCCGGCAACGAGCAGTACCTGTACTACAACGTCTCCTTCTGGAACAACTACAACGTGAAGTTCATGGAGTCCGACCTGAGCCAGCTCGACATCACCTAG
- a CDS encoding diacylglycerol kinase has translation MTSAISRVTVLTNPASGHGNSPHAAERAITRLQQRGVDVTAVVGRDADHARALMREQLDLGTEALVVVGGDGAIGLALQELAGNDIPLGIVPAGTGNDHAREYRIPTGDPEAAADVVADGHAATVDLGRIESSDGTGKWFGTVVATGFDSLVSDRANRMRWPHGRMRYNLAMLAELSKLRLLPFRLSFDGGAAVHTELTMAAIGNTRSYGGGMLICPDADPTDGLLDITMISSASRARLVRLFPTVFKGTHVDLDTVSTRRARTVAVECPGINAYADGDYACPLPAEISAVPAALRILRPAAP, from the coding sequence GTGACCAGCGCCATCTCCCGGGTGACGGTGCTGACCAATCCGGCATCCGGGCATGGCAATTCGCCGCACGCGGCCGAACGGGCGATCACCCGGTTGCAGCAGCGCGGCGTCGACGTCACCGCGGTCGTCGGCCGCGACGCCGACCATGCGCGGGCACTGATGCGCGAACAGCTCGACCTCGGCACCGAGGCGCTGGTGGTGGTCGGGGGCGACGGCGCGATCGGCCTGGCGCTACAGGAGTTGGCCGGCAACGACATTCCGCTCGGGATCGTCCCGGCCGGCACCGGCAACGACCACGCCCGCGAGTACCGCATCCCCACCGGCGATCCGGAGGCCGCCGCCGACGTCGTGGCCGACGGTCACGCCGCGACCGTCGATCTCGGCCGCATCGAGAGCAGCGACGGCACCGGCAAGTGGTTCGGCACCGTCGTCGCGACCGGGTTCGACTCGCTGGTCAGCGACCGCGCCAACCGGATGCGGTGGCCGCACGGTCGGATGCGCTACAACCTGGCGATGCTCGCCGAGCTGTCGAAGCTGCGGCTGCTGCCGTTCCGGTTGTCGTTCGACGGCGGGGCCGCGGTGCACACCGAGCTGACCATGGCCGCGATCGGCAACACCCGCAGCTACGGCGGCGGCATGCTGATCTGTCCCGACGCGGACCCCACCGACGGCCTACTCGACATCACGATGATCAGCTCGGCGTCGCGTGCCCGGTTGGTGCGCCTGTTCCCCACCGTCTTCAAGGGCACCCACGTCGACCTCGACACCGTGAGCACCCGGCGGGCGCGCACCGTCGCGGTCGAGTGCCCGGGCATCAACGCCTACGCCGACGGCGATTACGCCTGCCCGCTGCCCGCGGAGATCAGCGCGGTGCCCGCCGCCCTGCGCATTCTGCGCCCCGCCGCTCCGTAA
- a CDS encoding FAD-binding oxidoreductase has product MKWNAWGDPAAAKPLSDGIRTLLTQALGVEQTERPELRLDEVRVRPSALAEPHRAALTAIVGEEHCSVDDEARLLRAGGKSTLDLLRRTERGEQDAPDAVLTPGAEDEIGEVLRYCAEHGIAVVPFGGGTSVVGGLDPIRGPFSAAITLDLRRFDALLQFDEVSGEAELGAGVTGPRAEELLGERGFSLGHFPQSFQFATIGGFAATRSSGQDSAGYGRFDDMIRGLTAVTPVGVLDLGRAPASAAGPDLRELIIGSEGVLGIITRVRVRVHPVPATTRYEAWSFPDFATGAAALRAVVQTGTGPTVIRLSDEAETGVNLATTEHIGEQQLTGGCLAITLFEGTAEHAESRHAETRALLESRGATSLGEQPARAWEQGRFSAPYLRDSLLAAGALCETLETATTWANLEPLKAAVTAALTETLAESGTPALVMCHISHVYPTGASLYFTVVAGQRGATPAEVITQWTAAKRAACEAIVRTGGTITHHHAVGADHRPWMTDEVGPLGVQILRAVKASLDPAGILNPGKLIP; this is encoded by the coding sequence ATGAAATGGAACGCCTGGGGCGACCCCGCCGCGGCCAAGCCGCTGTCCGACGGGATCCGCACCCTGCTCACCCAGGCGCTCGGCGTCGAGCAGACCGAGCGGCCCGAGCTGCGACTCGACGAGGTCCGCGTGCGCCCGTCGGCGCTGGCCGAACCGCACCGCGCGGCGCTGACCGCGATCGTCGGCGAAGAGCACTGCAGCGTCGATGACGAGGCCCGGTTGCTGCGCGCCGGCGGCAAATCCACGCTCGATCTGCTGCGCCGGACCGAACGCGGCGAGCAGGACGCCCCGGACGCGGTGCTCACCCCCGGCGCCGAGGACGAGATCGGCGAGGTGCTGCGGTACTGCGCCGAGCACGGTATCGCCGTCGTCCCGTTCGGGGGCGGCACCAGCGTCGTCGGCGGCCTGGACCCGATCCGCGGCCCGTTCTCCGCCGCAATCACGCTGGACCTGCGGCGCTTCGACGCCCTGCTGCAGTTCGACGAGGTCTCCGGCGAGGCCGAACTGGGGGCCGGGGTCACCGGTCCGCGGGCCGAGGAACTGCTCGGCGAGCGCGGGTTCTCCCTCGGACACTTCCCGCAGAGTTTCCAGTTCGCGACCATCGGCGGGTTCGCGGCCACCCGTTCCTCCGGCCAGGACTCGGCCGGCTACGGCCGGTTCGACGACATGATCCGCGGGCTGACCGCCGTGACACCGGTCGGCGTGCTGGACCTCGGTCGCGCGCCCGCCTCGGCGGCCGGACCTGATCTGCGGGAGTTAATCATCGGGTCCGAGGGCGTCCTCGGCATCATCACGCGGGTCCGGGTGCGGGTGCATCCGGTGCCGGCGACCACGCGCTACGAGGCCTGGTCGTTCCCGGACTTCGCCACCGGGGCGGCTGCGCTGCGCGCCGTGGTGCAGACCGGCACCGGCCCCACGGTGATCCGGCTGTCCGACGAGGCCGAGACCGGCGTCAACCTGGCCACCACCGAGCACATCGGCGAACAACAACTCACCGGCGGCTGCCTGGCCATCACCTTGTTCGAGGGCACCGCCGAGCACGCCGAGAGCCGGCACGCCGAGACCCGCGCGCTACTGGAATCCCGGGGTGCGACATCGCTGGGTGAGCAGCCCGCGCGGGCCTGGGAGCAGGGCCGGTTCTCAGCGCCGTATCTGCGGGACTCGCTGCTGGCCGCCGGTGCGCTGTGCGAGACCCTGGAGACCGCGACCACCTGGGCCAACCTCGAGCCGCTCAAGGCCGCCGTCACCGCCGCGCTGACCGAGACACTGGCCGAATCCGGCACGCCCGCACTGGTGATGTGCCACATTTCCCATGTGTATCCCACCGGGGCGTCGCTGTACTTCACGGTGGTCGCCGGCCAGCGCGGCGCCACCCCGGCCGAGGTGATCACCCAGTGGACCGCGGCCAAGCGGGCGGCCTGCGAGGCCATCGTGCGCACCGGCGGCACCATCACCCACCACCACGCGGTCGGCGCCGACCATCGCCCGTGGATGACCGACGAGGTCGGCCCCCTCGGCGTCCAGATCCTGCGCGCGGTCAAGGCCTCGCTGGATCCGGCCGGAATCCTCAACCCGGGCAAGCTGATTCCGTGA
- a CDS encoding TetR/AcrR family transcriptional regulator: protein MLSISNAHPAVEERILAAAASCVRDYGIERVTLAEIARRARVSRPTIYRRWPDSQAILAALLTRRVTEVAAEVPSTGSGRAAIVARIVAVAQRLGRDELLMAVMHSAPEFAMTYISERLGTSQQLLIDALAADLGAAQADGSVRAGDPRQLATMVLLITQSTIQSAQIVEPILPAEALALELGRALNGYLSNG, encoded by the coding sequence ATGCTGTCAATCAGTAATGCACACCCGGCCGTCGAGGAGCGCATCCTCGCCGCCGCGGCCAGCTGCGTGCGCGACTACGGGATCGAGCGGGTGACCCTCGCCGAGATCGCCCGGCGCGCCCGCGTGAGCCGTCCGACCATCTATCGCCGCTGGCCCGACAGCCAGGCGATCCTGGCCGCGTTGCTCACCCGCCGCGTCACCGAGGTGGCCGCCGAGGTGCCGAGTACCGGCTCGGGCCGCGCCGCGATCGTGGCGCGCATCGTGGCCGTCGCCCAGCGCCTCGGCCGTGACGAACTGCTCATGGCGGTCATGCATTCGGCCCCCGAGTTCGCGATGACCTACATCTCCGAGCGGCTCGGCACCAGCCAGCAGCTGCTGATCGACGCGCTGGCCGCCGACCTCGGGGCCGCGCAGGCCGACGGCAGTGTGCGCGCCGGTGACCCGCGGCAGCTGGCCACCATGGTCCTGCTGATCACGCAGTCGACCATCCAGTCCGCGCAGATCGTCGAACCCATCCTGCCCGCCGAGGCCCTGGCGCTCGAGCTGGGCCGCGCCCTGAACGGATACCTGAGCAATGGCTAG